The following coding sequences lie in one Salmo salar chromosome ssa13, Ssal_v3.1, whole genome shotgun sequence genomic window:
- the LOC106566852 gene encoding von Willebrand factor A domain-containing protein 1, which yields MKGRILFTCMLVCVFLWSSSGQNSAPEAVLNCCEGDVLFLLDSSGSVSSYDYSRMLGFLSELLLPFSLGEDQVRVSLLQVGTQPRLEFGFDSYSSQTGLQGALGNTKPLRGDTNTEEALRMAKDWVLKPGGSAGAREELPRVLVWLTDGVKPGDVIGPMEKLREEGVAVLVISTGHGNYQVLRQVVTPPVESHLYFVDIDDMSIITEDLRDAIIEILRAERLQVRDVSTDSAMLQWRPVLAGLTGYYEIRFGPAPSLGVSERVSGGPGTSPSTSGSQYQRLTRPGDSNTARLMGLKPDTTYMATLTPKSNLQVLNPLSVTFTTKPVSSEVLSPAVVMVSDSGANSVRVSWGPLQPESVQSFQVEYMALPGGKLHMTTVGQGQNSTVLTNLQPDTQYLVTVSARHSSGRERAMSVKVCTEEVRPALADLQLTTVGSDSVQVDWKASVDGLRGYWLTWEGQGIHGSTPAPRSSLYLPSNSLSTRLTHLPPATRVCVSPIYRTARGEGLCCMAQFHSDASVWGHRS from the exons ATGAAAGGTCGGATTTTATTTACTTGCATGCTGGTTTGCGTGTTCCTGTGGTCGTCCAGTGGTCAAAACTCCGCACCAGAAGCAG tgttgAACTGCTGTGAGGGTGATGTCCTCTTCCTATTGGACTCCTCGGGCAGCGTCTCATCCTATGACTACTCCCGCATGCTGGGCTTTCTGTCCGagctcctccttcccttctcatTGGGTGAGGACCAGGTGAGAGTGAGCCTTCTGCAGGTGGGCACCCAACCCCGCCTTGAGTTTGGTTTTGACAGCTACAGTAGCCAAACTGGCCTACAGGGGGCGCTGGGGAACACCAAGCCTCTGAGGGGCGACACCAACACAGAGGAGGCCCTCAGGATGGCCAAGGACTGGGTGCTGAAGCCCGGGGGTAGTGCGGGGGCCAGGGAAGAACTCCCCAGAGTTCTAGTGTGGCTGACGGATGGGGTAAAGCCGGGTGATGTGATTGGACCAATGGAGAAGCTGAGAGAGGAGGGCGTGGCCGTTCTGGTGATCTCCACGGGCCACGGGAACTACCAGGTGCTGCGGCAGGTGGTCACCCCTCCTGTGGAGTCACACCTGTACTTTGTGGACATCGACGATATGAGTATCATCACTGAGGACCTGAGGGATGCCATTATTG AGATCCTCCGGGCTGAACGGCTCCAGGTGCGAGACGTGTCCACAGACAGCGCCATGCTGCAGTGGCGACCGGTTCTGGCCGGTTTGACCGGTTACTATGAGATCCGGTTTGGACCGGCTCCCAGTCTAGGAGTGAGCGAAAGAGTATCAGGGGGGCCTGGTACCAGCCCCAGTACCAGTGGTAGTCAGTACCAACGACTGACCCGGCCAGGGGACTCCAACACGGCCAGGCTGATGGGCCTGAAACCAGACACCACATACATGGCCACACTGACTCCGAAGTCCAACCTACAGGTGCTCAACCCCCTCTCTGTCACCTTCACCACTAAGCCAG TCTCCTCAGAGGTGTTGAGCCCAGCTGTAGTGATGGTGTCTGACTCAGGGGCCAACAGTGTGAGGGTGAGCTGGGGTCCTCTGCAGCCGGAGTCTGTCCAGAGCTTCCAGGTGGAGTACATGGCTCTGCCGGGGGGGAAGCTCCACATGACTACTGTGGGCCAAGGGCAGAACTCCACCGTGCTGACCAACCTCCAGCCAGACACCCAGTACCTGGTCACCGTGAGCGCACGGCACTCTTCCGGCCGGGAGAGGGCCATGTCTGTCAAAGTGTGCACTGAGGAGG TGAGGCCGGCTCTAGCAGACCTGCAGCTGACCACGGTGGGCAGTGACTCTGTGCAGGTGGACTGGAAAGCCAGCGTGGACGGCCTCAGGGGCTACTGGCTCACCTGGGAGGGACAGGGCATCCACGGCTCTACCCCCGCCCCGCGCTCCTCCCTCTACTTGCCTTCCAACTCACTGTCCACGCGCCTCACACACCTGCCCCCCGCCACCCGAGTGTGTGTGTCGCCCATCTACCGGACGGCACGCGGGGAGGGCCTCTGCTGCATGGCCCAGTTTCATTCAG ATGCATCGGTTTGGGGCCACAGATCATAA